The Orcinus orca chromosome 20, mOrcOrc1.1, whole genome shotgun sequence region CTGGTGCCGAACAAGATGGGAGTTTCTGCTataggctttcccacattcactgcacatGTAAGGCTTCACTCCAGTGTGAACCCTCTGGTGAAGGATGAGGCTAGAGTTGCGGCTAAagaatttcccacattcactgcactcataaggccttgcTCCAGTGTGGACTTTCTTGTGCTGAACAAGATGGGAGCTACTTAtgtaggctttcccacattcactacaCACATAAGGCCTTGCCCCACTGTGAACCCTCTGGTGTAGAATGAGGCTGGAGTTGTGGCTAAAgcatttcccacattcactgcactcaaaAGGCTTCGctccagtgtgaattctctgatgcaCAATGAGGTTGTAGCTATGGCTAAAGAATTTTCCACATTCGCtacactcataaggcctttctccggTGTGGATTTTCTGGTGCTGTACTAGCGTGTCTTTACGGCTGAAGGCCTTTCCACACTtgctgcactcataaggccttgcTCCAGTGTGAATTATCTGGTGCTGAACAAGTGTGTCTTTGCAGCCAAAAGCCTTCCCACATTTGCCACACACATAAGACCTTGCTCCTGTGTGGACTCTCCTATGTTTAATGAGGCTGGAGTTATGGCTAAAGAATTTTCCACATTCTATGCACTTGTAAGGCCTTGCCCCAGTGTGAATTCTCCAGTGCTCAATAAGGTGAGAGCTTTGGCTAAagaatttcccacattcactgcactcataaggcctttctccagtgtgaactctctgGTGCTGCACAAGGTGGGAGCTTCTGCTGtaggcttttccacattcactgcAGTCATAAgacctttctccagtgtgaactctctgGTGCTGAACAAGCGTGTTTTTGCggctaaaagcttttccacattcgccgcactcataaggcctttctccagtgtgaattctTTGGTGCTGAACAAGGTGGGAGCTTCTGCTGTAAgcttttccacattcactgcatGTATACTGTCGTTTTCCAGTGTGAaatttctggtgggtttttaggTGAGACAGGTGAATGAAGGCCTTTCTACACTCCTTACACACATGTGAAATTTCTCCACTATGAATTTTATTGTGATGAGTAAGAGCCGATTTCTCCTTAGACAGATGTCCACATGGTAGGCACCTAAAAGCTCGCACTTCAGCCTGAGTTATCTGGTTGTCATGGAGAGTGAAGGTGTTCAGGAAGGCTTTCCCATTGTCACTGCAATTAAGAAGCATCAGTTCATCACGGTCTCCCTGGTGTCGCCCGAGTCTGGAGCTTTGTGGAAAGGGCTCCATGAACTCAGCCCTTCTGCATGGACTCATTCCATTGTGAGTACTTTGGTGCTGGAAGAGGCCAGAGCTATCTGGCAAGtccatcccttcctccctgcaAGTAAAAGGTCTCCCTAACATGTGGACAGCACAGCTCTTCACAAGTAAGGCCCCATCATCATCCCTTCTGATGGGATTCTTCCCACTATATTGCTTCTGAGGCTGATAAAAGTTTTCACTGAACAGGAATCCTCGCCCAGAGGGATCACATGTGTACTGTTTCTGTGCAGTGCATGATCTCTGGTGTTCAGCCAGGTGCAAAATGTCTTTCAAGAGTGGGTCACATATCTCA contains the following coding sequences:
- the LOC101286153 gene encoding zinc finger protein 304-like isoform X1, which gives rise to MAAAGLMDRAQGCVTFEDVLVYFSREEWELLEEVQRLLYRDVMLENFALVASLGCWCESDNEEAPSEQSILVGVSEVRTPESCPFIQKAHPCEICDPLLKDILHLAEHQRSCTAQKQYTCDPSGRGFLFSENFYQPQKQYSGKNPIRRDDDGALLVKSCAVHMLGRPFTCREEGMDLPDSSGLFQHQSTHNGMSPCRRAEFMEPFPQSSRLGRHQGDRDELMLLNCSDNGKAFLNTFTLHDNQITQAEVRAFRCLPCGHLSKEKSALTHHNKIHSGEISHVCKECRKAFIHLSHLKTHQKFHTGKRQYTCSECGKAYSRSSHLVQHQRIHTGERPYECGECGKAFSRKNTLVQHQRVHTGERSYDCSECGKAYSRSSHLVQHQRVHTGERPYECSECGKFFSQSSHLIEHWRIHTGARPYKCIECGKFFSHNSSLIKHRRVHTGARSYVCGKCGKAFGCKDTLVQHQIIHTGARPYECSKCGKAFSRKDTLVQHQKIHTGERPYECSECGKFFSHSYNLIVHQRIHTGAKPFECSECGKCFSHNSSLILHQRVHSGARPYVCSECGKAYISSSHLVQHKKVHTGARPYECSECGKFFSRNSSLILHQRVHTGVKPYMCSECGKAYSRNSHLVRHQKVHTGEGPHECNIFGGPLAASVTLV